DNA from Mesorhizobium loti R88b:
CGGCGACGACGATTAGGATGCCCTGGAACAGATACTGGTATGTCTGCGTCAGGCCGAGGAAGGTGACGGCATTGAGCACCTCGGTGATCAGAACCGCGCCAAGAACCGTGCCGATGAAGGTGCCGCGCCCGCCGGTGAGGCTCGTGCCCCCAAGGACCACAGCCGTAATGCTCGATAAAGTATAGTTCACGCCCTGGCGCGGATCGCCGACTCCGATCTGCGTCATCAGCATGATTGCTCCGAGCGCGGTCAGCAGGGAACAGGCGATGTATCCGGTGATGAAGGTGAGGTCGACGCGCGTGCCCATCCTCCGCGCGGAATCCTCGTCGGAACCTACAGCCCTCAGGCGCCATCCAGCCTTCGTGTGGCGCAGCACTTGCTCGGCACCGAGCGCTGTCGCCACGAGCACCAGGAATGCCACTGGAAACGGGCCCCATTGCCAGTTGATCCAGTCCGTGACCGCATTGTTGATATAGCCGTCCGGATTGTCGCGCAGCAGAAAACTGAAGCCTTGTATGGCGATATACATGGCCAGGGTCGCCGCGATAGGCGTGAAGTTCGCATAACGTATCAAGATCCCGTTCACGGCCCCTGCGATGAAGGCGCTTGCGAAGATCAACAGAAATCCCGCGACGATCATCACAGTCGACTTGTCGTCATTGATGAAGAAGGAAGCCACGACGACAAGAAAGCCAGCGAGCGGCCCAACCGAGAGGTCGATACCGCCCATCAGAAGGGCAATGGTCTGCCCCAGCGCAATGAACCCAAGCGCGGTCGCCAGCAGGAAAATGTTGTAGATGTTGTAGATCGAAAAGAAGTTATCGTTCTGACTGTAGACATAGAGCCCCAGCAGGGCGGTCACGAGAGCAAGCGGCACGGCCGGGGCGTTATCAGACTGCAGAAAGTGCCGTAACCCGCTTCCTCGAGGGGCAAGGGCATTTGAGACGCCTTCACCGCCATGGGTTTCCGCTCTGACCGCTGCGGCGACGATCCGTTCTTCAACGACGTCATCGCCTGTCAGGGTCTCGACGACATGACCGCGCGACATCACAATAACTCTGTCGCAAAGCCCCTCCAACTCGACGGCGTCCGACGAGTTGACGACGACGGGTTTGCCAGAATTCGAGACGTCGCGCAGAATCCGGTAGATTTCGAAACGAGCGCCCACATCGACGCCCTGCGTCGGCTCGTCTGCGATGATAAGGCCAGGCTCCGACAGAAGCGCCCGGGACATCACGACCTTCTGCTGGTTGCCGCCCGAAAGCGACAGGATGGGCGCTTCCATGCTCGGCGTCTTGACGGCCAATTCACCGAAGATGGACTTGACCCGTTCGAGTTCCTTCTTTCTGCTGACGATGCCGGCGACCGCGAATTTCTCCAGCGCCGAAAATGTCGCGTTCTCTCGCACAGTCAGTCCGCTTGCAACACCTTCGATATGCCTGTCGGAAGGCATGAAGGCTGCCTGGTGCAGCAGTTCAGTTTGCGTGATCTTGCGACCATGCAGGGCTATGGCGCCTCCAGCCGTTTGCAGGCCTGCCAGCACGCGCATGAGCTCCGACTGGCCATTGCCGGCAACCCCGGCGACGCCAATGATCTCGCCACGCGGCAGGCTGAAGCTGATATTGCGCAGACCCTTTCCGTTTAAGCCGGTGACCGAGAACGCTATTTCCTGGCTGGCGCACTGCGACTTTGGTGGAAAAGCCGACTCGAGCGTGCGGCCCACAATGAGGCGGACGAGATCGGTGTCACTGATGTCGTCCACCCGCGCCGCGCCGCGCACGCGCCCATCACGCAGGACGGTGACGCGATCGGCGATCTGGCGGATCTCAGCCAGACGATGGGTGATGTAGATGACCGACGTGCCTGTTTTCACGACTTCGCGAATACGGTCGAACAGCATGTCCGTCGCTTCCTGATCCAAGGAGGCGGTGGGCTCATCCAGAATAAGAACCTTGGGTTTAAGCGCGAGCGCTTTGGCGATTTCCAGCAGATGCTTCTGGGCGACGGTGAGACCCTCCGCGCGCATATGCAGCGGCACCTCCAATTCGACGCTATCCAGCATCCGCTTGGCGACCTCGTGCGGCGGCTCGCCCGAAAAAAGCGAAACGGGCAGCGCCACGCGGAGATTTTCCAGAACCGAGAGATCTTCGATAATGGCGGGATGTTGGAAGCAGGTGCCGATGCCCAGCGATGCCGCCACCTCGGGGGTCATCTGCTGGATCAGCCGGCCCTCGAACCTGATCTCCCCCTGGCTGGGAAGAAGCGTGCCCGAGATGATGTTCATCAGCGTCGATTTGCCTGCGCCGTTCTCCCCCAGTATGGCGTGTACCTCGCCGGCGCGAAATTCAACGCTGACGTCACGCAGGGCCGGAACGCCCGAGAAATACTTATGGATGCCAGCCAGGCGAATGGCTACCTCGCTGTGCGCCTGCTCATCGGCATCAATTGCGATAACGCTTGATTCCGCCATACCCTGTGGTCCGTCCTCGCGAAGACTTGCCCGGAGGTCTCCCTCCGGGCGTTCGTCAAATGCTATCGTTTATTTGCCAACAGCCTTGGCCTGATCCTCGGCCGGCAGTTCGGACGACAGATAGATAGCGCCCGGCAGATCCTTGCGGCACTGCACCGCCTTTGGCTGACCGGTCACCGAGTTCTCGAAGGCTGGCGCCTTGAAGACTTCGTCCTTTGGCGGCACGCCCTTCGTGGCGAGCGCGACGGCCCATTGCACTGCGAGCCGGACATTGTCGTTGCCGGTCGCGACCGTGAACAACTTGAAATCCGGATTGGTCGCCTGGTTTTCATTCCAGAAGCATCCAAGCGAATTGCCGTCCGAAGTCGCCAGGGCCGGGATAGACTTGCCCTGCTTGCTGAAGAGCGGCAACGCGCCGACGAGCGAGGGACCGAAGTCGGAAACGATGACATCGATCTTCGCATTCTTGGCGATTTCCGCCGTAAGCACCTTTTGCGTGAGTGCCGGATCCCAGTTGGTTACCGCGAACGGCGCCTGATTGACGAAGACATACTCCGGACCAAGGACGTTCTTCATCCCCTTGAGTTCGTCGAGGCCCTGACTATTGCCGGCCGGGCCGGAGAGGAACAGGAGATTTCCACCTTTGGGCAGGATGCTCTTGATCCAGTTGCCCCAGCTCTCGCCGTCATCGACGAAGGACGAGCCGATGAACTTCGAATAGTTCGTACCCTCCTTGCCGCCCACGTTGACGCGATAGGGCACGATGACCTTGCCCGCCTTGAAGACGCTGGTGATCGCGGGAAGGACGGCCGGGCCGGCGTCGCCGAACACGACCAGCGCGTCGACGCCTTTGGCCGCCATGCTCTTGATGTCCGAGATCGACTTCTGGGTGTCACCTTGTCCATCTGCATATTCGTATTTGGTGATGTTGGGGCAAAGTTCGACGGTCTGCTTGCCCGACGCCGTCGTCACCTGACGCCAACTGTTGCCGCCATAACCGTCGAGCAGCGCAAGCGTCGCCTTCTTGGGGCCGCACCAGGATGGGACTTCGGCCCGGGCGATGTTGGTGGCGCCGAATGCCATGACGGTGGCGGCTAAGGAAAAGGCCACGCCCTTTGCGACAGAAGAGTACTTCATTTGTTTTCCTCCACATTTTTTGTTCCAGTCGATTTCCTCACGTTTACCGTCCAGCGGATCGAGTAAACACCGATGCCAAAACCCAAGGCCAAGGCCTGGATGATGGTTTGAGCCGAAAACGGCACACCGACTGTCAGTGCGAATTGGCTCAATTGGTTCAGAAAAAAGGCTGAGACCACCGTCGAGATCGGGTAGCCACGCCCGCCGAGCAGAGAAGTGCCGCCCAGGACGACCACCGCGACAGACGGCAGCAACAGGCTGTCTCCCTGGAAGGCAGTCGGCTCGCGAGTGATGCCGGCGATCAGGACTCCAGCCATGCAGTAAAGAAGCTGCGCATAGACATACGCCATCATCCGGTGGATGCGCACGCGCAGCCCTGCCGCGCGCCCGGCCAGTGGATTGGCGCCGATTGCCTCGAACCTCCGCCCGATGACGGTCTTTTTCAGCATGAAGGAGACGAAAGCCATCGCGGCGAGAGCGAAGAATATCGAGTTCGGGATTTCGAGGATTTCGCCGCCCGCGATGTCGGCGAGAAGGTTTGTGGTGATCGACGGGACGCCGCCGGACACAGCGAAGACCGCGCCATAAAGCAGGGCGTTGGTGCCGATGGTGGCGATGATGGCGTTGAGCCGGAAGAAGCTGACGAGCACTCCGTTCAGGAAACCCGCGGTGAGCGCGAAGGCGATGGCCAGCAGGACCGCCTGGAAGAGCAGCGCGTCATTCTGCTGCGGATAATGCGTTGCGACGACCACGGCGAGCGAGACCGCGCCCGGCAGCGACAGATCGAAGCCCCCCTGCTGCACCACCAGCAGCTGGCCAAGCCCAACGATGGCAATGATTGCCGCGAAAGGCAGGCTTCCCGAGAGCGCGCCCCAGGACACGCTCGACGGCGCAAAGATCGCGCAGACAACGAGCAAGAAGAGTGTGGAGATAACGACGGTCACGAAGCTCCGCGCCACCGGCATGGTAATTACGCCCGGTTGGGGAAGAGCATCAGGAGTCATCGGGCTCGCGTTCATCTCGGTGCGCTTTCGTTTCAGCGTCAGGGCAGCACGTTGGCGGCTCGGAATCTGTCGAATGCATCGGTGAAGGAACGCACCGAGTTCTGGTAGGCCGTGAAACCCATGTCGCGGCTCTTGGTCATGTCGTTGAAGTTCTCGATGATCCGGCCGAGATCGGCATCGCTGTGCCACCACGATGCGACGGTATTGAGCGGGTTCGTCTGGAGCCGATGCTTGGCAACGATCTTGTCCCAGACAGGCTCCATACCCGCCATCTGCTGCTCGAGCGGCTGGGCATGGCCGGGATAATCCGCGGCTGGCACGCCGAGGTGCGCGGCGAGCTTCGGCCACAGCCAGCTCCAGCGGAAGACCTCACCGTTGACGATGTTGAAGGCATGGTTGCCCGCTACAGGTTCGGTCGCTGCCCAGTGAAGTTGCTTGGCAATGATCCGACCGTCGGTGATGTCGACCGCCGCTTCATATTGCTGCGGCGAGCCTGGGAACACGAAGGGACGACCGGTCTCCTTGCAGATCGCCGCATAGGCGCCGAGGGTCGCGGCCATATTCATCTGGTTGCCGACTGTGTAGCCGATCAGCGTATGTGGGCGATGCACGGACCAGCTGAACCCCTGGCGCTCCGATGCGGCGAAGAGCTCGTCTTCCTGGTCGTAGTAGAAGTTTTGGTAGGGAAGGCGCGGCTGTTCCTCGCGGAAGGGTGTGACGGGCTTCGTTTTCGCATACGCCTCGAACGGCCCCATGTAATGTTTGGCTCCGGTGACCAGCGCGGCATGGCCGACAGGCTTTCCCTCGACAGCCTTCAGCAGGTTGCGCACCATGCCGGCGTTGACGCGGCAATTCTCGGCCTCGGTTTCCTGGCGGAGCCAGGTCGTGATGAAGACGTCCGTGACCTTCACAGCGGCCAGTGCGCGCTTTGTCGCCTCGTCGTCGGTCAAATCGACGGCGATGTGATTAACGCGCTCAGGCAGGTCGTGCTTGTGGCGGGAAATCCCGGTCACGATCCAACCTGGCGTCGCGGTCAGGTGCTCGGCGAGATGGCGGCCGATAATACCGGAAACGCCGGCGATGAGTGCGTGGCGAGCCATCAGTTTAGTCCCTGCGTGTTGAGCGTCACCTTGATACAGGCCTGCGGATTCAGGCCGAGCTGGAAGGCTTCGACCGCCTCGGTGAGCTTGAAGTGGTGGGTCTGGATGGGCGATAGGTCGATACCGGTCCGCTCGAGAAAGCGGATGGCGGCTGGCCAAACGCCCGGCGAGCCGATGCAGCCGCGAACCGTAAGGTTCTTCATCTGGATGAGGCCGAGATTGACCGGGATCTTCTGGCCGATATTGATACCGACCATCGACATGCGTCCGTCCTGGCCGGCGTATTCGAAAGCTGCCGCAAGTGAAGCGCCATGGCCGGCGGCTTCGATCACCAGATCAGCGCCACGCCCTTGCGTGATCTCCATGATCCGCTCCGCCGCGCCGGATGGGTCGAGCGCTTCCGAGGCTCCGAGCTTCAGCGCGATGTCGCGCCGGGTCTGGATTGGATCGACCACGACGACGTTTGCGCCCATGCCGATCGCCGCCGCCGCCGACACGAGACCGATCGTGCCGCCGCCCGAGACCACGACGGTTTCGCTGGCATTGGTGCCACCCGAGCGGAGCACGGCGTAGAACCCGCAGGTGAAGGGTTCGATGAGAGCGCCGCGGTTATCGTCGACGCTGTCGGGCAGTTTGTGGAGCCAATCCGGATTGACGTTGAAATACTGCCGGTCGGCACCGTCCATGGAGAAGCCGAAATGATGCAAGCGCTCCGGCGTCCGAACCACGCATTCGCCGACAACGCGGTCTCCGACGCGGAAGTTCTTGACGGCCTTGCCGACTTCCACGATCTCACCGCACCATTCATGCCCCGGCGTCACCGGATAGGAGATGGGAATGATGTATCGCCCGGCCAGAAGCTCGTAGTCGGAATGGCAAATGCCGACGGTGCGCGTGCGCACCATGACCTCGGTGTCGTCAATGGTGGGCATCGCAACATCGACAACGACCGGTTGGTCGGGCTTTTCAAAGACGAGCGCTTTCATGGTTCCTCCTAGACTGCGACGACCGCGCCATCCTGCGCCGCCGAGGCGATGATGGCTTCGAGGATTGCTATATTGTTTACCAGTTCCTCGCCGGTGATCGGGTATGGCGCCTCGCCGCGCACGGCACGGGCAAAGGCCACCAGGTTGTCACGCACAGGTTCAGCTGGCGGCACTTCCGTCACGGTGATTGGCGAGCCGGTTTCCGCCGAGGTCACCACCCAGCCCGCGGGCGACTCGACATGCGCCTTGTCGCGGATGTCGATCCAGCCCTTGGTCCCGAACAAGGCGAAGCGGGAGACGAACGGTGTCACGAGCGTGGCGGAGATATAGGCCGTGCCGCCGGACTTGAACCGGATATGGGCGCTCATCGTGTCTCCCTGGGGAAACTCGGAGCCGAGATTCTCGCAGGATACGCGAACATCCCGCGCCGGGCCAAAAAGCGCGGTTGAGAGATCGGTGAGGTGAATGCCGGTTGCGGTCATGCCGGCGACTGGCGCCTCGGCGGCATTGAGGCGCCAGTTATCCGCGCTGAGAGCCAGGAACTTGTCATGGCTGAAATTGGCCTCGACTTGCAAGAGGCGGCCGAGCTTGCCCGAGCGGGCGGCATCGACCATCCTTGCCACAGGCGGTTCCCAGCGGCGCTCGTGGCCCATTCCCAGGACCAGGCTCTTTGAGCGGCAGGCATTGACCGCGGCCTCTGCCCCCTTTCGGGTATGGCTCAGCGGCTTTTCACAGAACACATGCTTGCCCACGGCGACCGCGCGCTCGATCTGTTCGGCATGCAGCGAATGTGGCGTGGCCAAAATGACCGCTTCGACGCCAGGGTGGGTCAGTGCTTCTCTGTCGCTGGGATAGCAGACCAATCCGTTCGCCGTGGCGAACTCGGCGCCGGCGGCCGTGGGCTCGGCGGCGCAGACGATCTCGATCTCGTCCGACGCCTTCTGGAGGACGCCGGTCATCTTCCTGCCCCACCAGCCGAGGCCGATCATTGCGACTTTCACAGGCGATTTCTTGCTGGTCATTTTGATCTCATATCGTCACGAGAATCTTCATGTGGTTGACGGACTTATCGAGCAGCGCCTCGAAACCCTTGGCCACGACGTCGTCGGCTGAGATCTCCGCGGTGCAGATCTTCTCGACCGGTAGCAGCCCTGCTTCGACCATGCGGATGATGCGCGGCCAGGACTGCACCGGGTAGCACCAGGTCGCCTCCACCGTGATGTCCTTGAGCGCCCAGAGCATTGCGTTGATCGAGGCCGGCTTCATGTGGAGGCCGGTCTGCACCACCTTGCCTTGACGGCGGACCGAGGCTGCGCAGCAGTTGAGGCTGGCCTCGAGGCCGACGCATTCGATCGCGACATCGACGCCGACCCCTTCTTCCGTGTGCTCGCGGATGAAGGCTGGCACGTCGTCCTTTGTGGGATCGAGACAGATCGCATCCGGTACCAGCTGTTTTGCAAGGTTGCGGCGATAGGCATTCGGCTCGCTTACGAAGATGACCGCGGCACCCGCTGCACGTGCGGCGAGCAATGTCAGGGCCCCGATAGGGCCAAGACCGGAAATCAGCACCGTCGAGCCCGAGGTAACGCCGCCGCGATCTACGGCGTAAACGGCAACGGCAGCCGGCTCGATCATGGCGGCTTGCACATCACTGACGCTGTTGGGGACCCCGGCCACATTGTAGTCGTTGACGACGGCGTACTCCGCCATACCGCCCCAGGCCCAGCTCAGTCCGACGCAACCCATCTGCTCGCTGAGATGATAGAGGCCTCTGCGGCCATAATAGTCGTTGCGCGGGGAAATCAACGGCTGGATCGACACCCGATCGCCAACCTTGACGTTGGAGACGGCCGATCCCCTGTCTGCAACGATGGCGCTGAACTCATGGCCGAGAATCTGAGGATTGGTTGCGCCTGTATAAACGTGCGGCGTTTGCGGCGTCACGATCGGGCCAGCGATGTATTCATGCAGATCGGTGCCACAGATGCCGGTCACCAGCGGCCTGATCAGCACGTCATTTGCGCCGAGCTTCTGCGAAGGCGCGGGCACGTCTTCGACACGGATATCCTTTGCTGCGTGAAATCTGACTGCTTTCATCAAATGCACCTCTGAGACAAGTTCATGTCAGTACCATTCCACCATCGACCATGAAGGTCTGCCCGGTCAGGTAGTCCGACCCGGTCGATGCCAGGAGTGTGGTCACACCCGTGATGTCCTGCGGCCTCGAATAGCGGCCAATCAGGATCGATTGGCTGAATTCGTTGATTGCCTGGTCCGGCTTGTCGGTCAGTCCGAGTTCCATGAACTCTCGGTCCAGCTGTTCCCAGAGCTCAGTGCGCACGACACCGGGCGCGAACGCATTTACCGTGATCCGGTCACCCGCCAACGCCCGCGCAGCAGCCTGGGTCAGCGCCACGACGGCGAATTTCGAGGCGCAATAATGCGCGAACAGGGGATAACCCTGTTTGGCGGCGATTGATGCCGTGTTGATGATCTTGCCTCCGGTTCCCTGGGCCTTCATCTGACGGGCAGCCTCTTGTGTGCCGATCAGCACGCCCAGGGCGTTCACGTCCATGATGCGATGCCAGTCATCCTCGGTCACATCCATGAAGGGACAGGTCTGGCTGATGCCGGCGTTGTTGAACATCACGTCGAGCCGTCCGAAGGATTTGACCGTGGTGGCGATCAGCTCCCGTGTGCCTGCCCTGTCGGTAACATCCACCTTCGCCGCGATGGCCGGGCCGCCGATGTCGCTCGCGACTTCGCTCGCGGCATCGATGTTGACGTCAGCGACACAGACCTTGGCGCCATTGCGGGCGAGGTCGCGAGCGATCTCCGCGCCAATTCCACGGCCCGCGCCGGTAACGATGATCGATTTTCCGCTTACTGAGCCCGACACCGCGTCCTCCCTGATCACGGTAAATTCTGGTTCGTTCATTGTTGTGTGGACGGATTATTTGCTTCTACAACAAGAACTTGCGGGACAAGCTCCTCTCAAGCCCACAGCCACGATCCTAGCTACTAGGGTACGCTCATCCTGTCCTATTTTTCTCAATTTGAGAATTCATGGAGCAGAAGGGGATCCCGCCGTCTGCCGTCTCAACCACTGCAGAAGGGAATTCGATCGAACGGCTCTGGTAAGGGCCATCGCAGGTCTTGGTGCGACGGGCGGCCCTCAGTCTGGCATCCGTCTTTCGCCAAGGAGCATCTGCGCGAGTTCGTCGAAATCATCGTTGAGCGGCTCCTCCTCCAAGTAGCGGCTCACTACCTCCTGCCGGAACACTAGCTGCTTCTGAAAATCAACGGCGTCGTATTTCATCTTGCCGCGCTTCATACATGCGCCCCCGGGTAGGCGTTGGAGGCGATCCTTGGGAGTCGGGGAGTCCGGGTCGACCCCGCACTGCCTCGGCATGTCCCGGACGCTCTCACTGGCGCTGGGCCGCCTGAACATCTGCTAGTCGCTTTCTGATGCCAGGAGCTATCTGTCCGCTTTCGGCCCCAGATCAGTCATTGCCAACGCAAGCGTTGCAAGGTGGCCGCCCCAATCTTTCAGCTGGTCGCAACTGGCTTTTGTCACCGGTTCATGCTACAGTCGTGCTACGACACGATGAAAATAAACAAACAGAATCAATGCTTAAGGCGACCGTACGCTGCTTCTCTTCGGGCGCGCCATTTCATCCGATTGATTTCCCGCCGCTTTAATAGTCGCCATTGACCTCGATCCAGTAGCCATCGGGGTCGTTCAGATAGACGGATCGCTGCCCGTCCGCCCTCACGTGCTCCTTGCCGATTTCGCCTGCAAGGTTGCCGAACGGAATGCCCTTGCTGCTTAAATGCTGCAAAGCCTGCGCGAAATCGGTGGTGGAGATGCAAAAATGCGTCGACATCGTCACGAAGGTCTTGCCGAAATCACCTTCGATCAGATGAAGTGACTGTCCCTCGCCAAGGCCGAACCAGCGGATGTTCGGCTTTCCTGCGGCACAAGCAATCTCGGGCAGTTGGAGTGCATCCTGATAGAACTTCGCGCTGGCTGCCAGATCGCGGACGCGGAGGGAAACATGATTGAGGCGCAGTGCCACCACGACGGTCTCCTTCAGCCCCCGATGTGGGGATCGTGCGTTGGCCAAGCCTTTGCGTCAATAGCGCCATCGAGCGTCGATACGCCAGGTAATCGTCGTCGGCTTCGACATGCAGCTCGGCTCCATGTTCGGAGCGGAGGCGTTGGGCCAGGAGCTGGCGCTGCCTGGCACGATGATTGGCTTCTTCCCGTTGCCGGGGATCGCGCCCCTGGGCTCGCACGGCGCCAAACCTTCTTTATATAGTTTCTGCCGAAACAGCCGATACTGTCCGTTCGCATGCAGCGGGCGGAGCCTTTGGAGTAGATCCGACCATGCCCCATCCCAGCATCAAGCGTGCGCTGATCACCGGAGCGGGCGCAGCCGACGGCATCGGCTTCGCCATTGCCCGGCAGCTTGGCCGTTCCGGCCACGCCGTGGTCCTCACCGGTGCCAGTACGCGTGTGCTCGATCGCGCTGCCGAGCTTTGCGCCGAAGGCATCGAGGCCAGGGCCGTGGTCGCCGATCTCACCATCGCTGCCGATGTCGCGCGGCTGCGGGCTGATGTCGGCGCCATCGAAATCCTGGTCAACAATGCCGGCATGGGCTCGCTGGCATCACCTTCGGTCGACAAGGCGTTTCTCGCCATGACCGAGGCCGAGTGGGACCGAGGGATGAACGTCAGCCTGAAGACCGCGTTTCTGGTCACCCAGGCTTTTCTGCCGGCGATGGTCGAAGCGGGCTATGGGCGCATCGTCAATGTGGCGTCGGTGACCGGGCCGCTGGTGTCGTTCGAGGGCACATCGGCCTATTCCGCCGCCAAGGCCGGCATGGTCGGCCTGACACGCACGCTGGCGCTGGAAGTGGCGAAGCACGGCATAACCGTCAACGCCGTGGCGCCCGGCTGGATCGAAACCGGCTCGTCGAGCGAGATGGAGCGGGTGGCGGCCCTGCATACGCCGCCGGCGCGTGCGGGACGGCCGGGTGAAGTTGCCGCCGCGGTCGTGTTCCTGGCCTCGGAAGGCGCCAGCTACGTCAACGGCGCCCTTCTGGTCGTCGACGGTGGCAATAGCCTGCAGGAGCACAAGGGTTGAAGGCCCGGTAGGGGCTGGTGCCCTTCCCGCAATCGGCGGAACCAAACCGCTCGGCAGCGGTTTTCTCCTTGAAGGGACCGCAGACCTCAAGGGTTCGGAACAATGTACGACCATCTGGAACTGGAACTGGCGAGAGCCAGACAGCGCGTCATGCGTGCGGAACTGTTTCTCACGCAAGCCAATGAAATGCTGGACGACGAGCGCGGCGTCGGCATCAGCCTTGCCCTGTGCTGCCGGATCAGATCCGGGCAAAAACGTGTGGCTGAAGCGCGCGCTCGTCTCCGCCACATCGATCCTACGACACACTGATTGTCCGATGGCTATGATGCCCTTCGAATCTCCCGAAAAGAATGCCGCATCTCGCGCCGCAAAGCTCGCCGTGCTGCGAAAGCTGATGGTGAAGCATATCGAGCGCACCGATGCTCAGGCTCAGAATGTCGAACAGGCGCTGGCGGTATTGGCCGAGGCAACGTCTCGAGCCAGCGGCGCGCATCGATAGGGTCAGGCGGTCCGCTCAGGACGCCTTGGCGAAAAAGCTCTGATAGTCCGACTTCGCCTGCAGCAGCCGCAGCACGTTGTCGCGCGATCCCCGCACATGGGCGGCCGGCCGGTGACCAGGCCGTCGCGTTCGAGGCGGTTGAAGGCTTCGCGCACCGGCGTGCGGCTGACATTCAGTTTTCTCAAAGACTCGCCCGGCCCGAAATAGATCGGGCCGGTGGTGCGCTGCACCGGTATCGGCTTCTGAACGTCGTCACCGGGGTATTGACGATGAAATAAAATACGGATTTGATAATACGTGGATACAAAAATACTTTTAGGTGCCCCATGCCAGCAGCCTTTCCGGCGGAGCCACAGATGTCCGCCACTGCGGAGGAAGAGGCGTACAGGCACCTTCAGAGAGCCCTTCGCCTTGGCCGCTACAAACCGGGCGAGAGGCTTATTCCGGAGGAGATTGCCGCCGAGATCGGCATGAGTCGCATGCCTGTGCGGGAAGCCTTTCGGCGCCTGGCCTCCGACGGGCTGGTGGTTCTGCGGCCCAATCGTGGATGCGTGGTCGCAGGCCTGACGGTCGATGAGCTTTACGAGATTTTCGAAATTCGCTCGGTTCTGGAGGGACTGG
Protein-coding regions in this window:
- a CDS encoding ATP-binding cassette domain-containing protein, which produces MAESSVIAIDADEQAHSEVAIRLAGIHKYFSGVPALRDVSVEFRAGEVHAILGENGAGKSTLMNIISGTLLPSQGEIRFEGRLIQQMTPEVAASLGIGTCFQHPAIIEDLSVLENLRVALPVSLFSGEPPHEVAKRMLDSVELEVPLHMRAEGLTVAQKHLLEIAKALALKPKVLILDEPTASLDQEATDMLFDRIREVVKTGTSVIYITHRLAEIRQIADRVTVLRDGRVRGAARVDDISDTDLVRLIVGRTLESAFPPKSQCASQEIAFSVTGLNGKGLRNISFSLPRGEIIGVAGVAGNGQSELMRVLAGLQTAGGAIALHGRKITQTELLHQAAFMPSDRHIEGVASGLTVRENATFSALEKFAVAGIVSRKKELERVKSIFGELAVKTPSMEAPILSLSGGNQQKVVMSRALLSEPGLIIADEPTQGVDVGARFEIYRILRDVSNSGKPVVVNSSDAVELEGLCDRVIVMSRGHVVETLTGDDVVEERIVAAAVRAETHGGEGVSNALAPRGSGLRHFLQSDNAPAVPLALVTALLGLYVYSQNDNFFSIYNIYNIFLLATALGFIALGQTIALLMGGIDLSVGPLAGFLVVVASFFINDDKSTVMIVAGFLLIFASAFIAGAVNGILIRYANFTPIAATLAMYIAIQGFSFLLRDNPDGYINNAVTDWINWQWGPFPVAFLVLVATALGAEQVLRHTKAGWRLRAVGSDEDSARRMGTRVDLTFITGYIACSLLTALGAIMLMTQIGVGDPRQGVNYTLSSITAVVLGGTSLTGGRGTFIGTVLGAVLITEVLNAVTFLGLTQTYQYLFQGILIVVAALIYSAAQKRAAH
- a CDS encoding substrate-binding domain-containing protein — protein: MKYSSVAKGVAFSLAATVMAFGATNIARAEVPSWCGPKKATLALLDGYGGNSWRQVTTASGKQTVELCPNITKYEYADGQGDTQKSISDIKSMAAKGVDALVVFGDAGPAVLPAITSVFKAGKVIVPYRVNVGGKEGTNYSKFIGSSFVDDGESWGNWIKSILPKGGNLLFLSGPAGNSQGLDELKGMKNVLGPEYVFVNQAPFAVTNWDPALTQKVLTAEIAKNAKIDVIVSDFGPSLVGALPLFSKQGKSIPALATSDGNSLGCFWNENQATNPDFKLFTVATGNDNVRLAVQWAVALATKGVPPKDEVFKAPAFENSVTGQPKAVQCRKDLPGAIYLSSELPAEDQAKAVGK
- a CDS encoding ABC transporter permease gives rise to the protein MNASPMTPDALPQPGVITMPVARSFVTVVISTLFLLVVCAIFAPSSVSWGALSGSLPFAAIIAIVGLGQLLVVQQGGFDLSLPGAVSLAVVVATHYPQQNDALLFQAVLLAIAFALTAGFLNGVLVSFFRLNAIIATIGTNALLYGAVFAVSGGVPSITTNLLADIAGGEILEIPNSIFFALAAMAFVSFMLKKTVIGRRFEAIGANPLAGRAAGLRVRIHRMMAYVYAQLLYCMAGVLIAGITREPTAFQGDSLLLPSVAVVVLGGTSLLGGRGYPISTVVSAFFLNQLSQFALTVGVPFSAQTIIQALALGFGIGVYSIRWTVNVRKSTGTKNVEENK
- a CDS encoding SDR family oxidoreductase, whose amino-acid sequence is MARHALIAGVSGIIGRHLAEHLTATPGWIVTGISRHKHDLPERVNHIAVDLTDDEATKRALAAVKVTDVFITTWLRQETEAENCRVNAGMVRNLLKAVEGKPVGHAALVTGAKHYMGPFEAYAKTKPVTPFREEQPRLPYQNFYYDQEDELFAASERQGFSWSVHRPHTLIGYTVGNQMNMAATLGAYAAICKETGRPFVFPGSPQQYEAAVDITDGRIIAKQLHWAATEPVAGNHAFNIVNGEVFRWSWLWPKLAAHLGVPAADYPGHAQPLEQQMAGMEPVWDKIVAKHRLQTNPLNTVASWWHSDADLGRIIENFNDMTKSRDMGFTAYQNSVRSFTDAFDRFRAANVLP
- a CDS encoding zinc-dependent alcohol dehydrogenase, with amino-acid sequence MKALVFEKPDQPVVVDVAMPTIDDTEVMVRTRTVGICHSDYELLAGRYIIPISYPVTPGHEWCGEIVEVGKAVKNFRVGDRVVGECVVRTPERLHHFGFSMDGADRQYFNVNPDWLHKLPDSVDDNRGALIEPFTCGFYAVLRSGGTNASETVVVSGGGTIGLVSAAAAIGMGANVVVVDPIQTRRDIALKLGASEALDPSGAAERIMEITQGRGADLVIEAAGHGASLAAAFEYAGQDGRMSMVGINIGQKIPVNLGLIQMKNLTVRGCIGSPGVWPAAIRFLERTGIDLSPIQTHHFKLTEAVEAFQLGLNPQACIKVTLNTQGLN
- a CDS encoding Gfo/Idh/MocA family protein is translated as MTSKKSPVKVAMIGLGWWGRKMTGVLQKASDEIEIVCAAEPTAAGAEFATANGLVCYPSDREALTHPGVEAVILATPHSLHAEQIERAVAVGKHVFCEKPLSHTRKGAEAAVNACRSKSLVLGMGHERRWEPPVARMVDAARSGKLGRLLQVEANFSHDKFLALSADNWRLNAAEAPVAGMTATGIHLTDLSTALFGPARDVRVSCENLGSEFPQGDTMSAHIRFKSGGTAYISATLVTPFVSRFALFGTKGWIDIRDKAHVESPAGWVVTSAETGSPITVTEVPPAEPVRDNLVAFARAVRGEAPYPITGEELVNNIAILEAIIASAAQDGAVVAV